A single region of the Oleispira antarctica RB-8 genome encodes:
- the sspA gene encoding Stringent starvation protein A → MGVVAKRSSMTFYSDGTDHYSHRVRIVLAEKGVTVEVHDVDADNKPEDLATLNPYNSLPTLVDRELVLYQPNVMMEYLDERFPHPPLLPVYPVARAESRLLIHRIEKDWCVLVDTIFSATAKDKDKEKARKELREGMMTIAPIFKDMPYFMSDEFTIVDCCMAPILWRLPAMGIELSGKAVEPLFQYMERLFDRESFQASLSEAEQEMRG, encoded by the coding sequence ATGGGTGTTGTTGCTAAACGTTCTTCCATGACGTTTTATTCGGATGGTACTGATCATTATAGCCATCGTGTGCGCATTGTATTGGCTGAAAAAGGTGTAACAGTAGAAGTTCACGATGTGGACGCTGATAACAAGCCAGAAGATTTGGCTACATTAAATCCGTATAATTCATTACCAACATTGGTTGATCGTGAATTGGTGTTATACCAGCCAAATGTAATGATGGAATATTTGGATGAGCGTTTTCCACATCCGCCATTATTACCCGTTTACCCAGTCGCGCGTGCGGAAAGCCGTTTATTGATTCACCGCATTGAGAAAGACTGGTGTGTTCTTGTCGATACTATCTTCTCTGCGACTGCAAAAGATAAAGATAAAGAAAAAGCACGTAAAGAATTACGTGAAGGCATGATGACCATTGCCCCTATCTTTAAAGATATGCCTTACTTCATGAGTGATGAATTCACGATTGTTGATTGCTGTATGGCTCCAATTCTATGGCGTTTGCCAGCAATGGGTATTGAGCTTAGCGGTAAAGCGGTTGAGCCTTTGTTCCAGTATATGGAGCGTTTATTTGATCGTGAATCCTTTCAAGCTAGCTTGTCAGAAGCTGAGCAAGAAATGCGCGGTTAA
- the sspB gene encoding Stringent starvation protein B translates to MTPSRPYLMRALNEWILENDCTPYVLVDAGMPGVQVPEDYIDNGQIVLNISMSAVKSLLIDDDGLSFNARFGGVPIDLYVPMVAILAIYAKENGQGMVFGSEAGAPDPNKPPEPTKPKRDEKPVKPRPSLKVVK, encoded by the coding sequence ATGACGCCAAGCCGCCCGTACTTAATGCGGGCGCTGAATGAGTGGATACTTGAAAACGACTGCACGCCTTACGTGTTAGTCGATGCAGGTATGCCTGGAGTTCAAGTTCCAGAAGATTATATCGATAACGGTCAGATCGTACTGAACATTAGTATGTCTGCGGTTAAGTCGTTGCTAATAGATGATGATGGCTTATCGTTTAATGCGCGTTTTGGCGGTGTACCGATTGATTTGTATGTGCCGATGGTTGCGATTTTAGCGATTTACGCGAAAGAGAATGGCCAAGGTATGGTCTTTGGTAGTGAAGCGGGTGCGCCTGATCCTAATAAGCCTCCTGAGCCTACCAAGCCTAAGCGTGATGAAAAACCTGTTAAGCCTCGCCCATCTTTGAAAGTGGTGAAGTAG
- the Ahcp gene encoding peroxiredoxin; thioredoxin peroxidase, giving the protein MNYFASLTCALCFSLIGLPVQAGVDYDKFPQDPAIFAPDFSLPGVTETEIKLSDYKGKIVLLNFWATFCVPCRLEMPSLQALSEKYHNDDVEIIAISVDHGREKSVRKWIAKNQLDFPIALEGKDAGTIYEVSALPVTFIIGKKGQLIGRILGEREWNSEETTQLIESLLATSVD; this is encoded by the coding sequence ATGAATTACTTTGCCTCATTAACCTGTGCGTTATGTTTCAGCCTCATAGGCCTACCTGTTCAAGCGGGAGTAGATTATGACAAGTTCCCTCAAGATCCTGCTATCTTCGCTCCCGACTTCTCTTTACCTGGTGTGACTGAAACAGAGATTAAACTATCAGACTACAAAGGTAAGATCGTTCTGTTAAATTTCTGGGCAACATTTTGCGTACCGTGCCGTTTAGAAATGCCGTCATTACAAGCCTTGTCAGAGAAATACCACAACGATGATGTCGAAATCATTGCTATCTCTGTTGATCATGGGCGTGAAAAGTCGGTACGAAAATGGATAGCAAAGAACCAACTAGACTTTCCCATTGCACTAGAAGGAAAAGATGCTGGAACAATTTATGAAGTATCCGCCTTGCCCGTTACTTTTATTATAGGAAAGAAAGGCCAACTGATCGGGCGCATTCTAGGTGAGAGAGAATGGAATAGCGAAGAAACGACACAACTCATTGAATCCTTACTCGCTACCAGCGTTGATTAA
- the gatB gene encoding Aspartyl/glutamyl-tRNA amidotransferase subunit B produces the protein MEWEVVIGLEIHAQLATKSKIFSGSSTEYGADANTQANIYDLGLPGVLPVFNEEALRMAVKFGLAIDAEIGMKSVFDRKNYFYPDSPKGYQITQLHEPIVGMGHIDIDLGEGKSRRINVTRAHLEEDAGKSVHEGFDGQSGIDLNRCGTPLIEIVSEPELRSSKEASAYFRKMQSIVMYLGICDGNLSQGSMRCDCNVSLRPKGEEKLGTRTEIKNVNSFKNVERAIEVEIERQIDILEDGGSIKQETRLFDADKNETRSMRSKEVENDYRYFPDPDLLPVIIDEEYVEAIRATLPELPEQKKARFESEHGLSAYNASVLAASREMADYFEVAAEIAGDYKMTANWVMGDLSAALNKNEISISDIPVSAQQLGAILKNVKGNDISNDGAKEVFNAIWQGKGSNVDQLIDQLGLKQVSDTSAIEEVVAQVLADNPKLVEAYLSTPEDKRAKAIGPFIGATRKAAKGVNPQVVMEVLKQKLNELG, from the coding sequence ATGGAATGGGAAGTGGTAATTGGCCTTGAGATTCACGCTCAGTTGGCTACAAAATCAAAAATTTTCTCCGGTTCAAGTACTGAATACGGCGCAGATGCAAATACTCAAGCCAATATTTATGACTTGGGTTTACCGGGTGTTTTGCCGGTATTTAACGAAGAAGCATTACGCATGGCGGTTAAGTTTGGCCTAGCGATTGATGCGGAAATTGGCATGAAGTCGGTATTCGATCGTAAGAACTACTTTTATCCTGATTCGCCAAAAGGCTACCAAATTACTCAGCTGCACGAACCCATCGTTGGCATGGGTCATATTGATATCGATTTGGGTGAAGGTAAGTCGCGTCGCATTAACGTAACGCGTGCACACCTTGAAGAAGATGCGGGTAAATCGGTGCACGAAGGTTTCGATGGCCAATCGGGTATCGATTTAAACCGTTGTGGTACACCGCTAATCGAAATTGTCTCTGAACCTGAATTACGCTCGTCGAAAGAAGCGTCTGCTTACTTCCGCAAAATGCAAAGCATTGTGATGTATTTAGGCATTTGTGATGGCAACTTATCACAAGGGTCTATGCGTTGTGACTGTAACGTTTCTTTGCGCCCTAAAGGCGAAGAAAAGTTAGGCACACGCACAGAGATTAAAAACGTTAACTCGTTTAAAAACGTAGAGCGCGCAATTGAAGTTGAGATCGAACGTCAGATAGACATTCTTGAAGACGGTGGCAGCATCAAGCAAGAAACTCGTTTATTTGATGCCGATAAAAACGAAACTCGCAGCATGCGCTCTAAAGAAGTAGAAAACGATTATCGCTACTTCCCTGATCCTGATTTGTTGCCAGTCATCATCGACGAAGAGTATGTTGAAGCGATTCGCGCAACCTTGCCTGAATTGCCAGAACAGAAAAAAGCCCGCTTTGAATCTGAGCATGGCCTTTCTGCTTATAACGCCAGTGTGCTCGCGGCTAGCCGTGAAATGGCTGATTATTTTGAAGTGGCAGCAGAGATTGCTGGCGACTACAAGATGACCGCTAACTGGGTTATGGGTGATCTTTCTGCCGCATTGAACAAAAATGAAATCAGCATCAGCGACATTCCCGTCAGCGCCCAACAACTAGGTGCCATCTTGAAGAATGTTAAAGGCAACGACATTTCAAACGATGGCGCCAAAGAAGTCTTTAATGCAATTTGGCAGGGCAAAGGCTCTAACGTTGATCAACTCATCGACCAACTAGGCCTTAAGCAAGTATCGGACACATCAGCGATTGAAGAAGTAGTTGCCCAAGTATTGGCCGACAATCCTAAACTGGTTGAAGCTTACTTGAGTACGCCTGAAGATAAACGTGCCAAAGCGATTGGGCCATTCATTGGTGCGACTCGTAAAGCCGCTAAGGGTGTTAACCCTCAAGTTGTAATGGAAGTATTGAAACAGAAGTTGAACGAGCTGGGTTAA
- the gatA gene encoding Glutamyl-tRNA(Gln) amidotransferase subunit A — MHNKTLAQISQDLQAGEYSSVEVTQHFLDRIKNLDGQYNSFITVTDEQALTQAKAADELRAAGNANEWTGVPMAHKDIFCTEGVRTSCGSKMLDKFIAPYDATVADNFNKVGAVSLGKTNMDEFAMGSSSESSFYGAVKNPWNEEHVPGGSSGGSAAAVAARLAPGITATDTGGSIRQPASFCGVTGIKPTYGRVSRFGMVSYASSLDQGGPIARNAEDAAMMLNVMAGFDKKDSTSIDRAVPDYRADLNKSVKGMTIGLPKEYFSSDLDPAMAQTIQDAIKEYEKMGATLKEISLPNTHLCVPAYYVIAPSECSANLSRMDGVRFGHRCEDPKNIEDLYKRSRSEGFGDEVQRRIMLGSYALSAGFYDAYYKKAQQVRRLIKNDFVAAFNDVDVIMSPVAPSPAFKFGEKSKDPVSMYLEDIFTLATNLAGLPGMSVPAGMINDLPVGLQLIGNYFDESRLLNCAHQFQNATDWHTQTPTGLK; from the coding sequence ATGCATAACAAAACCTTGGCTCAAATCTCTCAAGATTTACAAGCCGGCGAATATTCAAGTGTTGAAGTCACTCAGCATTTTCTGGATCGCATTAAAAATTTAGACGGCCAATACAATAGTTTTATTACCGTGACCGACGAGCAAGCTCTGACCCAAGCAAAAGCGGCAGACGAATTACGCGCGGCGGGTAATGCTAACGAATGGACGGGTGTGCCGATGGCACACAAAGATATCTTCTGCACCGAAGGTGTTCGCACCAGTTGCGGCTCGAAGATGTTAGACAAGTTCATCGCACCGTATGACGCTACCGTTGCCGATAATTTCAACAAGGTCGGTGCTGTCTCTTTGGGTAAAACCAATATGGACGAATTCGCCATGGGTTCTTCTAGCGAAAGCTCGTTTTACGGTGCAGTTAAAAATCCGTGGAACGAAGAGCATGTTCCGGGTGGTTCTTCCGGCGGTTCAGCGGCGGCTGTTGCAGCACGCTTAGCTCCGGGCATTACCGCTACCGATACCGGCGGTTCAATTCGTCAACCCGCATCTTTTTGTGGTGTAACGGGTATTAAGCCTACTTACGGCCGCGTTTCCCGCTTCGGCATGGTGTCTTACGCTTCTAGCCTTGACCAAGGCGGCCCCATTGCTCGCAACGCTGAAGATGCGGCAATGATGCTGAACGTGATGGCTGGCTTTGATAAAAAAGACTCCACCAGCATCGATCGTGCTGTGCCCGATTATCGCGCTGATTTGAATAAATCAGTGAAAGGCATGACGATTGGTTTGCCAAAAGAATATTTCAGCTCCGATCTTGATCCTGCAATGGCGCAAACCATTCAAGATGCGATTAAAGAATACGAAAAAATGGGCGCGACGCTAAAAGAAATTAGCTTACCGAATACTCATTTATGTGTTCCTGCTTATTACGTGATTGCACCATCTGAATGTTCTGCCAATTTATCTCGTATGGATGGCGTTCGTTTTGGTCATCGCTGCGAAGATCCAAAAAATATCGAAGACCTTTACAAGCGTTCACGCAGTGAAGGTTTTGGTGACGAAGTTCAGCGCCGTATCATGTTGGGTTCTTATGCATTATCTGCGGGCTTTTATGACGCATATTATAAAAAAGCACAGCAAGTTCGTCGCTTAATTAAAAATGATTTCGTTGCAGCGTTTAACGATGTAGACGTCATTATGAGTCCTGTTGCTCCTAGCCCTGCGTTTAAGTTTGGTGAGAAAAGCAAAGACCCCGTCAGCATGTACTTAGAAGATATATTTACTCTTGCAACTAACTTAGCCGGTCTTCCAGGCATGTCGGTTCCCGCAGGTATGATCAATGATCTTCCTGTCGGCTTGCAGTTAATCGGTAACTATTTTGATGAGAGCCGTTTATTAAACTGCGCGCATCAATTTCAGAATGCGACTGACTGGCATACTCAAACTCCAACGGGCTTAAAATAA
- the gatC gene encoding probable Glu-tRNA(Gln) amidotransferase subunit C, which yields MSLDTTQVLAIADLSRLQIDEKSITEFQTNLSNVLDLVDQLQAVDTTGVEPMAHPMDAVQRLRADVVTEVNQREKFQKIAPSTANGHYLVPKVVE from the coding sequence ATGTCTTTGGACACGACTCAGGTTCTCGCAATCGCCGATCTTTCGCGCTTGCAGATAGACGAAAAAAGCATCACAGAATTTCAAACCAACTTATCCAATGTTCTGGATTTAGTCGACCAGCTACAAGCCGTTGATACCACAGGTGTTGAGCCAATGGCACACCCAATGGATGCTGTGCAACGCTTACGTGCCGATGTCGTGACGGAAGTTAATCAACGTGAAAAATTCCAAAAGATTGCTCCAAGCACCGCCAATGGTCACTATTTAGTACCGAAAGTTGTTGAATAA
- the mreB gene encoding Rod shape-determining protein MreB, with product MFRKIRGLFSSDLSIDLGTANTLIYVKEKGIVLNEPSVVAIRLQGNQKSVAAVGTDAKRMLGRTPGNIQAIRPLKDGVIADFEVTEKMLQYFIKTVHQEAFLAPSPRVVVCVPHAATLVERKAIRDSVLGAGARRVYLIDEPMAAAIGAGLPVDEARGSMVVDIGGGTTEVAIISLSGVVYAESVKVGGDRFDENIVAYVRRNYGSLIGEATAERIKQEIGTAYPGGEVREIDVRGRNLAEGIPRSFTLNSNEILDALQESLAAIVQSVKAALEQAPPELASDIAERGLVLTGGGALLRDLDKLLSEETGLPVLVADDPLTCVARGGGMFLESATDIQLEMLAADR from the coding sequence ATGTTTAGAAAGATAAGAGGCCTTTTTTCCAGTGATTTGTCTATCGACTTAGGCACTGCTAATACCCTGATTTATGTAAAAGAGAAGGGTATTGTATTGAATGAGCCGTCAGTTGTGGCTATTCGATTACAGGGAAATCAAAAAAGTGTTGCCGCCGTGGGAACCGATGCAAAACGAATGCTAGGTCGAACGCCTGGTAATATTCAAGCTATTCGTCCTTTAAAAGATGGTGTGATTGCCGACTTTGAAGTGACTGAAAAAATGCTGCAGTATTTCATTAAAACGGTGCATCAAGAAGCTTTCTTAGCACCCAGCCCTCGTGTTGTTGTCTGTGTTCCACATGCAGCGACCTTGGTTGAGCGCAAAGCAATTCGCGATTCAGTCTTGGGTGCTGGCGCGCGTCGCGTTTATTTGATTGACGAGCCTATGGCGGCCGCTATTGGTGCTGGCTTGCCCGTTGATGAAGCACGCGGTTCGATGGTGGTCGATATCGGTGGTGGTACGACAGAGGTTGCGATTATTTCTTTGAGCGGTGTTGTATACGCTGAATCTGTGAAAGTGGGTGGCGATCGCTTTGATGAAAACATTGTTGCTTATGTTCGTCGTAACTACGGCAGCTTAATTGGTGAAGCAACCGCTGAACGTATTAAGCAAGAAATCGGCACCGCTTACCCTGGCGGTGAAGTGCGTGAAATTGATGTTCGCGGACGTAACTTAGCCGAAGGTATTCCACGTAGTTTTACGTTGAACTCCAATGAGATCTTAGACGCTTTGCAAGAGTCGTTAGCGGCCATTGTACAGTCAGTAAAAGCAGCATTAGAGCAAGCTCCACCAGAACTAGCCTCTGATATTGCTGAGCGTGGTTTGGTATTGACCGGTGGTGGTGCTTTATTACGTGATCTGGATAAGTTGCTTAGCGAAGAAACAGGTTTGCCTGTTTTGGTTGCTGATGATCCACTAACGTGTGTGGCTCGTGGTGGCGGTATGTTTTTAGAGAGCGCAACGGATATTCAGCTAGAAATGCTAGCGGCTGATCGATAA
- the mreC gene encoding Rod shape-determining protein. By similarity: MKKDQVIKSPIEITPLHASRLVGILCLSIALMWFDNHSQHFKPVRYALGYALYPLHLIASTPSVLMDWFGDSAKSRQQLELDNAELSARNLILGQKIQRLISLEAENIELRELLGASDRISESVIVAELVSVDPDPFSQQIVINKGSEDKVFIGQPVLDSHGLMGQVIDVLPHSSRILLIADSNHAIPVQVNRNGVRAIAVGSGQLGDLNLIYVPDTADIEVGDSLVSSGLGNRYPRGYPVAKVAKIEHFPGKAFAVVTATPSAKLDRSRHMLLVFSENASHVPPKTLWEQK, from the coding sequence TTGAAAAAGGATCAGGTTATTAAATCCCCTATTGAAATAACCCCATTACATGCTTCGCGCTTGGTCGGCATTCTTTGTTTATCTATCGCTCTTATGTGGTTCGATAATCATAGTCAGCACTTTAAACCTGTACGCTATGCATTGGGTTATGCCCTTTACCCTTTACATCTCATTGCTTCTACGCCTTCTGTGCTTATGGATTGGTTTGGCGATTCTGCTAAAAGCCGACAACAGCTTGAGCTTGATAACGCTGAACTGTCGGCGCGTAATTTAATTCTTGGGCAAAAAATACAACGCCTTATTTCTTTAGAAGCCGAAAATATTGAGCTGCGTGAATTACTGGGTGCTTCTGATCGCATAAGTGAAAGTGTCATTGTCGCTGAGTTAGTCTCGGTCGACCCTGATCCGTTCAGTCAGCAAATTGTTATTAACAAAGGCAGCGAAGATAAGGTTTTTATTGGTCAGCCTGTATTGGACAGTCATGGTCTCATGGGGCAGGTGATTGATGTTTTACCTCATAGTAGCCGAATTTTATTAATTGCCGATTCAAACCATGCGATTCCTGTGCAGGTTAACCGCAATGGTGTGCGAGCTATTGCCGTAGGGTCAGGCCAGTTGGGTGATCTTAATTTAATCTACGTGCCTGATACAGCCGACATCGAAGTCGGTGATTCATTAGTCAGTTCAGGTTTAGGTAATCGTTACCCTCGAGGTTATCCGGTAGCGAAGGTTGCCAAAATAGAACATTTCCCCGGTAAAGCGTTTGCGGTTGTTACCGCTACACCGAGTGCAAAATTGGATAGAAGCCGTCACATGCTATTGGTCTTCAGTGAAAATGCGAGTCATGTGCCCCCGAAAACATTATGGGAGCAAAAGTGA
- the mreD gene encoding Rod shape-determining protein, which yields MSARAYIFLIFTLCIGFILQYFPLVDFMDWFVPEWVLMIFVFWQLQAPKLINFWWVWPLGLLLDVQQGIPLGSSVVGFAVVLYVLQLMYQRLRVFNVAQQAGVIFLLLCCYQLVVYWVMVATGDMHKPLSLWLPALVSALVWPWLYLLLSNTYQKLR from the coding sequence ATGTCGGCTAGAGCTTATATCTTTTTAATATTCACCCTTTGTATTGGGTTTATTTTACAGTACTTTCCGCTGGTCGATTTTATGGATTGGTTTGTACCTGAGTGGGTACTCATGATCTTTGTTTTCTGGCAGCTTCAGGCTCCTAAGTTAATTAACTTCTGGTGGGTGTGGCCATTAGGATTACTGCTAGATGTGCAGCAAGGCATTCCATTAGGTAGCTCAGTGGTTGGTTTTGCGGTTGTATTGTATGTGCTTCAGCTTATGTACCAGCGCTTAAGAGTTTTTAATGTTGCTCAGCAAGCGGGTGTTATCTTTTTATTATTATGTTGTTACCAGCTCGTAGTTTATTGGGTGATGGTCGCGACAGGTGACATGCATAAACCTTTATCTTTATGGCTACCAGCCTTAGTCAGCGCACTCGTCTGGCCTTGGTTATATCTGCTGTTATCTAATACCTATCAAAAGTTGAGATAA
- a CDS encoding Maf-like protein, putative: MSQSLVLASTSPRRKELLQQIGVAFTQLSIDINEDVALAEEPEQYVLRLAKEKAAAGFGLLSTTEKLTKVILAADTTVVCDGQILAKPESLSHSKEILTKLSGREHIVMSAVGLHSQDKILQKVVTTKVRFRNISDAEIDAYWHSGEPQDKAGSYGIQGLGAVFVESITGSYSNVVGLPLCETAQLLNQFNIAFWQL; the protein is encoded by the coding sequence ATGTCGCAATCCCTTGTGCTAGCGTCTACATCACCTCGACGCAAAGAATTACTGCAGCAAATCGGCGTAGCTTTTACGCAGCTAAGTATTGATATCAATGAAGATGTCGCTTTGGCAGAAGAACCCGAGCAGTATGTTTTGCGTTTAGCCAAAGAAAAAGCCGCGGCCGGATTTGGATTATTATCAACCACAGAAAAATTAACTAAGGTTATCTTAGCCGCCGATACGACCGTGGTATGCGATGGTCAGATCTTGGCTAAGCCTGAGTCTTTGAGTCATTCAAAAGAAATTTTAACAAAGCTTTCAGGGCGTGAGCATATCGTCATGAGTGCTGTAGGTCTGCACAGTCAGGATAAAATCCTGCAAAAAGTTGTCACAACCAAAGTGAGATTTCGGAACATATCCGATGCTGAAATTGACGCTTATTGGCATAGCGGTGAGCCTCAGGATAAAGCCGGTAGCTATGGCATTCAAGGGCTTGGTGCTGTTTTTGTCGAATCTATTACGGGCAGTTATAGCAACGTTGTCGGCTTGCCCCTGTGCGAAACTGCACAGTTACTCAACCAATTCAATATAGCATTTTGGCAATTATGA
- the cafA gene encoding Ribonucleases G and E, with the protein MKAEILINVTPTETRVTVVENGVLQEVFIEREHLRGLVGNVYKGKVVRVLPGMQAAFVDIGLERAGFIHASDIIGGDAQTPIMSLLHEGQKLVVQVTKDPISSKGARLTNQLAIPSRYLVYMPDTDHVGVSQRIDGTEERDRLRALVAASIKNEALTGKGGFILRTAAEGAGEEEINADTRYLKRLWVTLGERLKGAKVPSLVYDELPLFLRTMRDYSRPEITRVLIDSKETYQRIEKFVEQFVPEILPQLEYYPGPRPILDLYGVEDEMQRALERKVPLKSGGYLVIDQTEAMTTIDVNTGAFVGRRNLEETIFKTNLEAATAIGRQLRLRNLGGIIILDFIDMMDVEHQRQVHRMLEKVLEKDHAKTKISGVSDLGLVEMTRKRTRESLGQMLTEACACCDGRGTVKTAETICYDIFREILREERAYDASCYLVLASTAVIDRLLDEDSSSLADLEAFMGKTIKLQVESNYTQDQYDIVLP; encoded by the coding sequence ATGAAAGCAGAGATATTAATAAACGTTACCCCAACAGAAACCCGAGTCACCGTGGTGGAAAATGGCGTGCTGCAAGAAGTCTTTATTGAACGTGAACACTTACGCGGCTTAGTGGGTAATGTTTATAAAGGGAAGGTTGTTAGGGTACTGCCGGGCATGCAAGCGGCTTTTGTTGATATTGGCTTGGAGAGAGCGGGTTTTATTCATGCGTCGGATATTATTGGCGGTGATGCACAAACTCCTATTATGAGCTTGTTGCACGAAGGGCAAAAGTTAGTCGTTCAAGTAACTAAAGATCCTATTTCTAGTAAAGGTGCGCGTTTAACCAATCAGCTTGCCATTCCATCACGCTATTTGGTGTATATGCCCGATACGGATCATGTTGGTGTTTCGCAACGCATTGACGGCACTGAAGAGCGCGATCGTTTACGCGCTTTGGTGGCCGCTAGTATTAAAAATGAAGCGCTTACGGGTAAAGGTGGTTTCATTCTTCGTACCGCCGCTGAAGGTGCGGGCGAAGAAGAAATTAATGCCGATACTCGTTATTTAAAACGCTTGTGGGTTACATTAGGTGAGCGCCTAAAGGGCGCGAAAGTCCCCAGCTTAGTGTATGACGAACTGCCTTTGTTTTTGCGGACAATGCGAGACTATTCACGCCCGGAAATCACCCGTGTTCTTATCGATTCAAAAGAGACGTATCAGCGTATTGAAAAATTTGTTGAACAGTTTGTGCCAGAGATTTTACCGCAGTTAGAATACTATCCAGGCCCGCGTCCTATTTTAGATCTTTATGGTGTTGAGGATGAAATGCAGCGGGCGCTAGAGCGCAAAGTGCCGCTAAAATCCGGTGGCTACTTGGTGATCGATCAAACCGAAGCAATGACGACTATTGATGTGAATACGGGAGCTTTTGTTGGTCGCCGCAACCTTGAAGAAACCATCTTCAAAACCAACTTAGAAGCTGCGACCGCCATTGGACGCCAACTAAGACTGCGTAATCTTGGGGGTATTATTATTCTAGATTTTATCGACATGATGGATGTTGAGCATCAGCGCCAAGTGCATCGCATGTTAGAGAAAGTCTTAGAAAAGGATCATGCAAAAACAAAAATTAGCGGAGTCTCAGATCTTGGTTTAGTTGAAATGACGCGTAAGAGAACTCGAGAAAGCTTAGGGCAGATGCTCACAGAGGCTTGTGCGTGTTGTGATGGTCGCGGTACGGTTAAAACTGCAGAAACTATTTGCTACGATATCTTCCGTGAAATTTTACGAGAAGAGCGCGCTTACGATGCCAGTTGTTATCTTGTCTTAGCATCGACGGCAGTGATCGATCGATTGTTAGATGAAGACTCAAGCAGCTTGGCTGACTTGGAAGCTTTTATGGGAAAAACCATCAAGCTGCAGGTTGAATCCAATTATACGCAGGATCAGTATGATATCGTTTTACCTTAA
- a CDS encoding Nitrilase/cyanide hydratase and apolipoprotein N-acyltransferase — MKTNDSKKLTAKLAAIQITTGLNVEKNLAAVELQIQAAAKQGANIIALPEVFACYDSQKYLALGRQEITVLGTLRSRMSAWAKNNKVYLIGGTIPVLDPQTSKVYPRCYFYNDEGEELGYYDKLHLFDVDVDDAQGRYRESDMFLSGDEIKVFPTPYGNVGLTICYDLRFPYLFDHLRKAGADIISVVAAFTETTGKAHWQTLLQARAIEQQCYVLAANQWGQHDDKRRTFGHSMVISPWGEILDQLPTGQGIAIAEIDLSEVERIRRKMPIANHQRTL, encoded by the coding sequence ATGAAGACTAATGATTCAAAAAAGCTAACCGCCAAATTAGCGGCCATACAAATCACAACGGGGCTAAATGTTGAAAAAAACTTAGCGGCTGTTGAATTACAAATACAAGCCGCCGCCAAACAAGGCGCTAATATTATTGCGTTACCAGAAGTTTTTGCGTGTTACGACAGTCAAAAATATTTAGCACTGGGACGGCAAGAAATAACAGTACTGGGGACGTTACGCAGCCGAATGTCGGCTTGGGCAAAAAATAATAAGGTCTATCTTATTGGTGGCACCATCCCTGTGTTAGACCCGCAAACGAGCAAGGTGTATCCGCGGTGCTATTTTTATAATGATGAAGGTGAAGAGCTGGGATATTACGATAAACTTCATTTGTTCGATGTTGATGTCGATGATGCTCAAGGACGCTATCGTGAATCGGATATGTTTTTATCCGGAGATGAAATAAAGGTCTTTCCAACACCTTATGGCAATGTCGGTTTAACGATTTGTTATGACCTTCGCTTTCCTTATCTGTTTGACCACTTGCGAAAAGCAGGCGCCGATATTATTTCAGTGGTGGCTGCGTTTACTGAGACCACAGGAAAAGCACACTGGCAGACATTATTACAAGCTCGAGCGATTGAACAGCAGTGCTATGTGTTAGCGGCGAATCAGTGGGGGCAGCACGATGATAAACGCCGTACCTTTGGTCACTCTATGGTGATTTCTCCGTGGGGAGAAATATTAGATCAGTTGCCTACCGGGCAGGGGATCGCAATTGCAGAAATAGATTTATCTGAGGTTGAGCGCATTCGACGGAAAATGCCGATTGCGAACCATCAACGCACGTTGTAA